The DNA segment GAGATCACATTCTCATATAGTTTCTCCATGTTTTGATGGATCCTTGTTTGGATAGGCCAAGTAGTTGGAGAGCACAAAGGATTCACTTTCACAACTTCATGCTCAGTGTTCATAGCCGCCTTCAAGTAAGATTCTAGTTCCaagtttgcttttttttttaaagctaaGGCTTGCAGTTCTTTGTAATTTTGATTATCGTTCTGTAGATGCACAAGGGTCTTGAAGATCCACTTGAAGTCGTTGGCCTTGAAATAGCGGATGAGGCTATATTACTTTGCTTAGATGAGTTCATGGTTTGTGACGCTCATCTTCACTGTGTGATAAATTTGCTCTACCTttctttattgattttttttctttgtaaaagGTCAATGATGTTGCTGATGCTCTGATACTAAACCGTCTCTTTAGACACTTGTTTAACAATGGCATTGTAAGTTATCTCTACAGCCTTCTTCTTTCTAACCTCTTCAAACCTATTGGACTTACAGTTATTTAAAAGTTTATTCATGTCGGTAACTGGAGGAAAGTGTAGGTTCTTGTTGCTACATCAAACCGTGCGCCAGATAATCTTTATGAAAGGGGTTTACAGAGGGACTTATTCCTTCCGTTTATCGCCGCACTAAAGGTATGCAAACTCCTGTTACTATCAATCCCCTGAGCTCGTTTCATGGGGTCTATTATGCTGTGTGACTGATACTAAAGAGCAATTCTTGTAGGAAAGATGTGTGGTTCGTGAAATTGGTTCATCGGTGGACTATCGGAAACTGACCTCTGTGCGTAATTCCCTTATTCTCATCAACTCTGTCTAGGTTTGGTTGCATTCTGGTCACACTCTTATAGCTCTACACTCTTGGTTGCAGGCTGAAGAGGGATTCTACTTCATTGGAAGGGATATCTCTGGCCTTCTTAAACAGAAGTTTCAGCAGTTGGTTGGGGATGAACCAGCCGGTCCTCAAGTGGTTGAAGTAGTAATGGGAAGGAAGCTGCAGGtctttttgcttcttctttcaCAGATACCATTCCAATAAATAGCTTATCTCATGTTCGttggtcattttattttcttctaattttgttttgttggatCTCAGGTTCCACTGGCTGCCGATGGGTGTGCCTACTTTCTTTTTGAAGAGCTCTGTGATAGACCCCTAGGAGCAGCCGATTATCTCGGATTATTCAGTAAGTGTACACCATAAACATCATACTTTTGTGAGCTCACTCATGCTGCTTAGTCTTGAGATGCAAATTTCACTGCAGAGAAATTTCATACATTGGCTCTGGAAGGTGTACCCATGTTCGGCCTCCACAACAGGACTGCAGCTTACCGTTTTGTGACGCTGGTTGATGTATATCTCACTTCACCTCTCCTTTCTACATTGAGTTTCCTGGAAACTTTTTTCTGACAAAAATTGCTTACAGGTGATGTATGAGACGAAAGCCAGGCTCCTATGCACAGCAGAGGGTAGCCCTCTAGAACTGCTGGAGAGTATAGTGACAATAGCTGATGCGCAGCAAATAGCACCTAGAACATCCTCAAGGTCAAGGAAGAGTGATGATATCGACCTATGCGTGGACAACGAGCTTGGTTTTGCTAAAGACCGGACCATTAgcaggtatgatctagcaattcTTGCCTTTACTCTGTTTTATAGTTTTGAGTTTGACTAATGATCTCTGATGCGTTCCACAGATTGACAGAGATGAACAGCAAAGAATACTTGGAACAACACTCAACAATGTTGCAGGAGAAACAGCCTTCTTTGTAGTTTTATATAGCGTGATCGGAAATGCCATCACGAGCCTGTTGTATTATTATTGTTTACCGAACCATAGGATCTCAGCTTATCCTTTTTGACATTAATCATCTCATAATAAACTGTGTTGTAGCTCAGACCCATCTTTTTCTTGGAAGTTGGTCAATGTTTTCATCAGTAAAAGAAATAATGAGCAATGAAGCCTCCTAAGATTGTGATAGTAGATATGGGCTTGGGCAAAGCAATATACTTCTGATGTTCTTTTAGACAAAACAAAAGCCTAAAAATCGAGTATGAAGCGCTGGACTCTTACAGATGATACCAAACATACAAAAGGAAATGGTAAACGGGACAGTTGAATGGAGTTGGGCTATTTCTTCTAACGTTCCATGATTCAGTCGTGCGTGGAATGAGTTTTTGTTTGACTATGTTTGGTCAATATTTGCAATATTGGCTGGCTCAGGCTGCCCCCACACAGGCCACTACCAGGTAGTGCATATTATAGTCTAATATCTGAAACCCACCTGAGTAGAAACATTCCCTCTGCCTTATCTTTATAAATTACATTTATCAGAGATTAAGCAAGTTAAAAGACAGAAGCTAGAGATGGGTGAGATCAAAGCTAGACGCGTTATCCTCCTCTCTATCATgttcctcatcttcttctcccataCTCTTCTTTTGTGTTCAGCTGACGAGCATGGCTCAAGGAACCTTGCAGTGGTCAAGAGAAAACGGGTGAAATATAGAGGGTCTCGCTCACGCAACTCAACATCCTCAGCTTCAACTATGACGTTCCTAAACTCCTTCCATATTGGCGCTGCTTCCTCTTTTGTCCTCGCTCTCCTTTTATAGCTTATGTTTGTATATGATTGtgatttaaagataaaaagtgattgcattttatgtttttcttgtaTGTTGAATTGATTGTGTAAATATATCAAATGGTCTCAAACTCTGTCATTAACTCATGTGTTCCATTACGTATTCTTCCTTGTtaatgataaaaacaaaagtatatCGTCACTTGTCTTCTCAGTTGTCCCTATATTTACATATGTGTTCATTGCATGATTCTCTAAGCACCTCTTTAAGAGCCGGCCTGGTCACTACAGTGGTGACTTCTGATCTTGTTGAGACCAAACGACGGACCGAGATGACTCTAGCTACTATGAGAGAAACGATCGAACAAAGTTGTCTTTTCAACACGTCACCTTGTCTCCTCTACACGAACTATCGACTTTTGACTCTTGGACTGATTCTATAATTTCTTTTAGTGTCGACCGATTCCTTAGTATTTGGTTGCCGAATTAGTATTGCTTTTCGTGATGAAATGAACAAATTACGAATGCATGattgaataataaaaacaagTGTTTAAGAAGGAAAGATGTTTTTATAGAAATCAGATCTCTCAATTGTTGAACTCACAAATAAGAAACTCTTTCTTATTAATCACTCTTAAGAAAAACTATCTCAAAAACCTTAAACTCTCAAACTCATAAGTTATACCACACATTGGTATCTCCTTATATAACATCTCAAATATCTTAAACTCATTAGGATTTTACTTAATTAGATAATTCCTAATCCCTTTAGATAAACACAAACTCAATGGGATTAGGTAGCTTGATTCTCAACCTAACTTTAAGCTTATCTCAACAGTTTTAAAGGGTAAATCTCGATTTATTTTCAAACGAATTATTAGCTCCTTTTGCATCATGGCTTTTAAACTATCACAGTTTATATGTCCTAGCCGTGAGTACCACTTTCTTGACTCGTTCTCTGTTGAGGCTTGGAGACATGTAGTTGGCTTTATACCCATATGAACtttgtataatatattttcttctagCATTGACGAGTAGCTTTCCGAACTGATCATGCATTGTTAACTCTTCTCCCCTCATCCTAATATCACAACCTGCCTCTGTAGCCTAACCTAAACTTATAATGTTACTCTTTAGGTCAGATATGTAGTATACGTCTCTCATCTTCCTCAAGTCTCCGTTCATATCGGTGAAAGCTATCGTGCATTTTCCTTTGATGTCTATGCGAGAATCATCGCCAAAACGTACTTTTCCAGTGATGGTGTTGTCGATTTGAGAAAAGTACCTTCGATCTCCGGTCATATGGTTGCTAGCTCTGTTATCAAGATAACATATGTTCTCCCCTCTTTTATTTGTTTCGTAATTTTTGGGTAGAACATTCTTATCATTTAAGAACACTACCTCATGCATCATAAGTTCATCCAGTGGCGGACCCAGGAATTTTTTTAACATGTGTcagtatataattaaaaaaaaatattcaaaatgacaaaacaaatattttataaaagcaCTCTGCGATCTTTCATATCCTGAAATCTTTTCCTCACAGTCACATTCgttattttttcaaatacatCTTTCTCGATAAAACAAATTAAGCAATCATTCAGAAACTGATCTCCAATCCGATTTCGTCGATCTGTCTTCACGATCTTCATGGCTGAAAAACTTCTCTCAACAGTTGCAGTGACAACCggcaaaatcaaaatcaacttCAGAAGCCTATAAACCAAAGGGAATGACAAATGTTTCCGTGTTTCCACCAAAGTACGAGCAAGTTCTCCAAGATCTTCTAAATGAGTAAACCTTTCATCACTTCGAATGTTATCAATATAGACATCTAACTGTTGATCAAGAGATATGCACTCTCCCTGACTAAAGTCAGATGGGTAGAAAGTCGATAATCTCATCAGTTTTGAATGGTCAAACTGAGAGAACAAATCGATGGGAGATAATGAAGCAGCACAAATAAGTAGTTCAGTGTTCACCTCATTAAAGCGGTCGTTGAATTCTTGAAGCTGCAAATCCAAAATTGCATATAAGCAATTAACCTTATAGTGATGTTCATTTGTCACTCCTGTTTTTTTCCTTCGCCTCCTTGTGTCAAGGAAATCTTCCTTCATATCAAGCTCTTCAATACCATGCTTCTTAGAGAAAGAAGAAACTTTAAGCATAAGAGCATTCCATCCATCATCTCAAAACTTCTGCAACTGTCTTTTCGTTGATGCTACTAAGGACATTGCGTTCAAAATATCTTGATCTCTGTTTTGAAGGGCCAATGACAAACTATTTGTGACTCCTAAAAGGTGAACCATCACTTGCAAATAGAACACAAAATCAAAGCTATCCACATAACTGAGGAGACCATATGCTTGACGTCTTTTTGAGTCATATGCGCCATCCTTCTCAACACATGCAAGCACTTTAACGATAGAAGAAAAACACTCAACCACACGCAGCAAAGTTCTATAGTGAGAGCCCCAACAAGTCATCCCTGGTCTTTGAACAGAAACATCTTGATTTAACCCTTTTCCAGTTTTGCGTTCTCCATCATTAACTTCTTTCTCAATCGTTTCTTTGTGATTCTCTCTGAACGCATCTTTCCTCTTACATGAAGCTCCCACCACATTCAGTAGCAGAGAAATCATATCAAAGAAGTTTCCAACATCAAAATGCTTTTTGGCAACTGCCACAACAACTAACTGAAGCTGATGAGCAAAGCAATGAACATAATATGCTGATGTGCTTTCCTTTGAGATTAATGACCTTAGCCCATTGAACTCACCCTTCATGTTACTTGCACCATCATAACCTTGCCCTCTCACCTTTGTAATGCTTAATCCATACTTAGCAAACAAAGAATCAATTGCAGATTTCAAAGATGATGAAGATGTATCACTTACATGAGTAAGACTTATAAATCTCTCTTTGACTATCCCACTCTTGTCCACATACCGAAACACAACTGCCATTTGTTCTTTATAAGAAACATCAGCAGACTCATCCACCAACAAACCAAATACATCATGATCAATTTCATCAATAATGCTTTTGATTAGCTCTTCTGCAAAACACTGGACAATATCTTTCTGAATCTTTGGAGAAGTCATCTGATTGTTTCCAGGAGCATTTCTTAAAACAACCTTACTCACATCTTCATTTTGCTCGGCAGTGTATTTCAAGAGTTCAACAAAGTTACCATTATTAGCAGTTTCGTCTTTCTCTTCATGCCCACGAAAAGGTAACCCTTGGCGCAACAAGAATCTTGAAGCATCAATAGAAGCATTTAATCGAATGCGATACTCATTTTTCGTGATATCATCTTGTTTATGAAAAGCATGCTTGATAGACTGACCTTGCTTCATCAAGTTTTCACACTTCATTGCTGCATTGTTGTGAAAACTGTTAACAGCTCCTACATGCTCTGAAATATTTTTAGCTTTATTCCAGCTAGAAAAACCGTCAATGGTCCATGCATCATTTCTTCCACCTTTACCAGCATTGTCTCTGAACAAGTAACAATATAGACAAAAAGCTGCATCTTTCTTCACACTGTATTCTAACCAATTTGGAAACTGATCAAACCAAGCAGGATTAAAGCGTCTTAGCACGCCTCCTTTCATTGATTGTTTGAAAATATGACCACGAGGTTGACAAGGACCTCTCATCAAATATTTTCTGATTACCTCATTCTTTTGATTCGCATTATATTCTGATATTCTTTTCCGATCAGCAGGATCCCATGGTAAATTATCTAGATCATCTAAATCACTCTGAGATGATGATGGGGGAGGTGATGATGGAGGAGGTGATGATGGagcttttcttttcaaatttatcaaaaatttcTCCATATCTTCAACTGAAAAAAGGAACGACAAACCAACTGTTAAAAAATCAATAGaagtatacaaaatataatacaattaaTAATTGAATAATATACAACATTCAAAAGTTACGTACTAAGAAAAACTTATAGCCTATACAATATTCAAAACTTCATCTAATTATAAAGTAGAAAATATTactactaaaataaattaactagATAACTAGATCACTAAAAgcaaattagatttttttttaaagatcaaaagggGCTTGCCTGTTTTGATGACGATTGATAGTCTGGTTTGCTTGATATTTTCTTAAAGAAGATGACAAACGTTTTCGATTACAGAGTAAAAGGTACAATTTTCTAACCTAAATTTATTTGGGCTTTTAAGTTTAaggtaattattaattaaatatacttGTAAAATACATGGGTTAGTTACTGGGCTTGTAGTAGAATTTTCTGTAATTAAATAATAAGAGAGTTAGTGGGTTAGAGATCAAAGGTGtgtcaaaattatattaaacgTGGTTCAATCATTCAATATTACAGAATgtgcatatatattaatttttttttaaataaaaggtgTGTCACCTGACACCCCTTTGACTAACATAGGTCCGCCTCTGAGTTCATCGGCCTCTTGCGTCTCGGTGTTATTGTTTTCTTGAGCTTCTTGCAGTTTAAGCTTAAGTTCTAGGCATTGAGCCACAAAGTGGCCAATCTTATCACACCGATAACAAATAATCCTCAATGCATCTCGTCCTCCATTAAAACGTCCTCGACCCCGTCCTCTGTAGTAGTTTGATCGACCACCTCTGCCTCGACCTCTATAAGATTCTCCATAATAGTCTCGATTTGCATGGTCCTGGTATTGCGAAGAACGGTTTGACTGATGAGATTGTCCATCTGAGGTTGCATACATTAACTTCCCTTAATcatcttctacttcttcttcctcgcaAATCCGTTCTTCATATGCTTTTAAACATCCCATAATTTCCTCAAAACTTGTTACATTGAGGTCCATCACTTGCTCGAGCGAGGCAACTATGTGTATGTATTTATTTCGAGGGAGACTCTTAAGAAATTTCTTCACGAGCTTTACATCTTCTATGGTGACTCCAAGTGCAGCCGATTTCGAAGCAAGTTCCGATATCTTGCCTCCAAAGTCATCAATACTTTCAGTATCCTTCATCTTTAATCTGTCAAAATCACTcattagggtttagagtctAGCCTCCTTTACTCGTTCAGCCTCTACATGCCTGGTTTTGATCGCTTCCCACACTTTTTTAGCCTCGACAAGCTCCCCTACTTGCAATATGAAAGCTTCCGGTGTTGATTGGAACAGCAGCGCCAAAGCTATATCATTCTTCTCACTAGTTGTTGTCTCTATCTCGATCACTTCCCATATATTATGAACTCGAAGAGTAACCCTCATCCTCATGGCCCATATGGTGTAATTTGTTGCGGTGAGCATAGGACACTTTATCGACGAGGATCCTCCTCCTTCTTTCATCTTCAAGGTTGCAGGAACTATATCACTCATAATTTTGTttcgctctgataccaaatatagaaaTCAGATCTCTCAATCGTTGAATTCACAAATGAGAAACTCTTTCTTATTAATCactcttaaaaaaaaactatctcaAAAACCTTAAGCTCTCAAACTCATAAGTTATACCACACATTGGTATTTCCTTATATAACATCTAAAatatcctaaactcattaggactTTACTTAATTAGATAATTCCTAATCCCTTTAGATAAACACAAACTCAATGGAATTAGGTAGCTTGACTCTCAAGCTAACTTTAAGCTTATCTCAATAGTTTTAAAGGGCAAATCTCGATTTATTTTCAAACCAATTATTATCTCGATTTATTTGATTGATTTGTATCAGATTTGCAATTGGTTTCGGTTTATTTCAGTTAAAAGTTTGTTACTGTTTGAACTAAAATGAAATTACTTTTGACTGCATTGGTTAATCAAACTGTTCTTTTCTCCGTTCTTCAACATACATACATGTTGATTATGTAAAGTTGGTCAATATTGCAACAATGATGAGCATAAAATATTGCAACACTAGCTCGTTACCCCAATCAGGCCACTAGCCTGTAGCGCGtatgttaattttatatttatcccTCCGAATAAGACTTTTTCCATCATCGTTGATTCATTTTAATAACAACTACTCCTCTGCATTTTCTTATATAATCACATGATTCACATTATTAACACATCCATCAGAACTAAGCGAAAGACAATAGCCAAAGATGAGCGAGATCAAAGCCAGACGCGTACTCCTCCTTTCTATCAtattcctcttcttcttctccgagaCTCTTCTGTTGTGTTCAGCTAACGAGCATGGCTCAAGGAATCTTGCAGTGGTCATGAGAAAACAGATAAGAAACAGAGGGCCTCGCAACTCAACATCCGCAGCTTCAACTATGATGTTGCCAAGCTCCTTTCATATTGGTGCTGCTTCTTCTTTCCTCCTCGCTCTCCTTTTATAAGTTCCGTTTGTAGTGATCGTGATTTACATATTCAGAGTTAATATGCTTTTGTCTATTGTATTGAtttatgtaaatgtatcaaaCAGTCTCAAACTCTGTTATTGATATCTGTTTCATTATAGGTTTTAttgtctaaaataaaaaataaatgtgcATCGTCATTTgcctatcttttatttttgcataTACCTTTTTTTACTGCTAAATAAATCAGTAAATAACAAATGTAGACAATATTTAGTTGTTAGGAATGATCGTTTAGTAGTATAGATTAGGATAATGtgtgaaaaatattaaaaaggtgGCTAGAGATTACTTTTTGATTACATTACTATTTTTGTCTACTATTTGTTGAGAATTTGCCGCATGAAATTCACATCACATACCACCACCGGACCTTGACCGATTCTACAGTTTTGcttagttttttgttttatttttgattcTGATCAAATAAACAAACCCACAGAAAAAACTGAGCATGACGCAAAACAAATGTTTAAGAATAAAATATCTTGAAAATTATTGAAAGAATAATGAAAATTTAATCGATGGAATtagattaaacaaaaaagaaatcaaaacattataaaaaaacaatagaaaatGCATAAATTAAATCAAGGTGAGTGGGCGTAGAAGAGTGGACGACGGTACTCGTCGAAGAACTGATCACGATCAACGTAGACGATTGCATAGAGTGCGTAGATGATCCCCGGTATGTATCCCAGAAGCGTCAGGATCAGACATATCATGAACTCTGTCTACACATttcatttttaacatttttacaaatatatatatatataatcaagtAAGATCTGAAACTAGAAAGAAGCGAAATCGAGAGAGTGAGATAAGACATACAGTGCAACATCCATGCCTTAGACAAACTCCGAGTGGAGGGAGGAGTATGGCGATCATTATTTCACAGCAAATCTCGCACCCGTTCGCCATTAGAACGAACTGTAAGAAAAGAGCTCTTTAGCCGAGACAATAGAGCACATAGCATGCAACTTATCAAAACTTAGCAGGTTATTTATATCATCAACTAAAAACATACTCTCGTTCGGTTATGATGTTCTATATTTAGacataaaataacaaaaatattgaacCTAAATCGGATTGAAACTCAGACTGATTTGAAGTAAAATCATTTCGATATAAACAATTTAAGTAGAAGCAATTTTTTCAACCAAAAAGGGTTAGTAAAGCTTTTTAACCAAAAAGGTTAGTTAAGCTTTGACACTAAAATATATTCCATCTGTTTTATATTATAGGTAGCTTTAGCAAAATAACTTTGTTTCACAATATAAgtagttttcatattttaatgcatctttttcatttattagatattatgtgaccaattaaataatataattttttataatttagttaagcaattttttataattagttaaatttatttttgattgaaTGGTacagctgacaaaaaaaaattgattaaatgctacttttaaaaatttaacaattttttcAATATTAATGCTTTTAGCTAAAACTACTAGAATATGAAACAGATAGAGtatcatttttttgtattttgcttGTTGTTTAAAGAAGTCCAATTAATGTGTTCATTAGAACTCTCACAGTAAAGGTATTTTTAACTTCATTCTATcttttactataaaataaagtttaaacagagtaaaaatatttcaatggtactttattttttactctatagagtaaaaataggtttactctatatatagagtaaactattttttttgttcatcattccATTTTGCACTCTAAATAGAGTACTGTTGGAAAATATCATaattctattataaagttactttattttagagcgaaaaatatgatgaataattGGAGATAGTCTAAATACAACTATACAAGCTTCTCAACAGCGTGCGCAGGAGTAAGTATAAGGATCAGTCATGTTTGGTTCCCTATACAAAGCTTGTTAGTATATCTTACTGTTTTGAGAATGAGAAAACAAATgcatattcttttcttttttttgaacaactaaaCAAATGCACATTCAtgatgaagaaacaaaaaaaaaaagaatttgtaCCTATAAGTTACAGTCCATTAGAAAAAGAATattgagagagaaaaaaagtGAGATCTGGTTTCCGGCCGATGGAGGGGCTTCCACAGCCACCATCGATCCGGCGATGAGTTCTCATGTTCGCTTTTAGATCCTTtacttgatttgatttgatttgcaTGTTTTGGAGACGTAGAAAGCGGTTTTTCTTTGAAGCTTGGTTTCCGGGTGGTGGAGGCTTATATAGCTCCGCTGTCGCCGGTTCTTGTTCCCGGGGGGCGGAGGCTCTCTTAGTTCTGCGTCGTCGGCATCCGTGGTCTTTGTCTATGAAGGCGTTTGATGGTTTTGGCTCTGCGGGAGTCGTTGTAGTCGGCTCGGGATGTCCCGTGAGAAGGAGGCAGTGTCTCTAGGGCTTCTGtttctgtttttatttctttttttgtctGTGTTAATGGTCGGATGAGATCTCGATTTGTTTGATGTTGCTCTTCGGTGGTCTGAAGATGGTTCTGAGTGTGGTGGCTTCGTTTGTGTTAAGGATGAGATCTCGATCTAGATCGATTGATGCTCTCCGTTAAAAGAAGCGGTGAAGATGAAGTGGTGGTCTTTGAGCGTCTTGCGCGGCGTAGAGGCAAGGGCGTTGGGTTTGGTCGTCAAGTTGCGGCGGTCGTGAGTCGTTGGTTACCTCTTGACCCGCAGTTGAcattagggttttcgttttCATAGGCTTTGGGTCCAAGTGGGCTTTTCCCTTTCATTTGCGGAATTGTAGGTTTTCGTTGGGCTTCGGCCTTGTAACTGGGCTTGGCCCGTTTATcatcaatatttaaaaaaaaaaactttggcggaaaaaaaaaaaacaaatgcacTTCAAAAGTTATTATTACTGGAGGAAAGGGCGAGGGCCTTTTGGATTTGACTTTGGGAGAATACATTCGCATTAGTAGAGACGACCAACATGCTTTATTAGTAGTCCTTGGGATTCGACTACTTCAAGCTTTTTTATTTCTTGTTAATTATTAAGTGCACATGATATGgatcttatattatatagtcCAATATGACAACTTTCTAGTCTCAagatgattttaaattttaagaccTAGGACAATGTGTTTAATTAGACAAAACacagttaaattttttttagggttagagatacaaaaccaaaaaGAGCCATTTACATGCACACATAATCTGTCTTGTAGCTTCACGTGACTCTCTTTCCCTCcgaccaaaaacaaaataaatttaaaactacAAGAAGAGAAAAATGCAGAGGAGTAGGGGTAAAACCGGAAACACAGAAAAATATGACGAAGCAGCAAGGCTCCTCTGGAACTGAAGAGAGTCAACGGCTAATGGCATGTTCTCTTGGTCAGGACTACACTTGTTGAGGTGAGGCGGGTGTGGACTATACATAATGGCTCTTAACACAGCTGAAACGGTGGGAATGTATGTCGTTTTGTTACGAGCAAGTAGCCATGTGAGTCCCATAAGCTGACAATCTTTGCTCATCATCTTACTCGCTCTCTCCGTTGTTGtcttcttgcttcctccttttaCCTTGAGCTGTAtcccataaaaaaaaaaacaagatctttataaaaaaaattgaaaaaaaaaagaaacaagaaaaggTTGCGTGTGAATGGGCAGTGTTTCAGAAGGACGCAGTGCTTTGGGTTAATACAAAACAGGAAAGTTACTGAAAAAGTATGTCACCAATTGTTAGCAACTTAAAAggatacccaaaaaaaaaacaatgtaacTTATCACCCAACATGAACTAATAGAAACCCTGATTAACACTAATAAAACATGTTATTCCGAGTGGCCATGGAAAGAGAGCG comes from the Brassica rapa cultivar Chiifu-401-42 chromosome A01, CAAS_Brap_v3.01, whole genome shotgun sequence genome and includes:
- the LOC103867824 gene encoding AFG1-like ATPase; translated protein: MRSLLFSLRRVTLLSRHHQPYAFSPIRNHLIPINPTSSFPYLLRHSSSSSHPNGDDAKVAGPLVEYERRIVAGELLDGDLCQLGTLRELQRLYDELVQSADACRLDRYSASAKPTRSNWFWNKFVSPHSSVSPVKGLYLYGGVGTGKTMLMDLFFHQLPSSWRAQRIHFHNFMLSVHSRLQMHKGLEDPLEVVGLEIADEAILLCLDEFMVNDVADALILNRLFRHLFNNGIVLVATSNRAPDNLYERGLQRDLFLPFIAALKERCVVREIGSSVDYRKLTSAEEGFYFIGRDISGLLKQKFQQLVGDEPAGPQVVEVVMGRKLQVPLAADGCAYFLFEELCDRPLGAADYLGLFKKFHTLALEGVPMFGLHNRTAAYRFVTLVDVMYETKARLLCTAEGSPLELLESIVTIADAQQIAPRTSSRSRKSDDIDLCVDNELGFAKDRTISRLTEMNSKEYLEQHSTMLQEKQPSL
- the LOC103868765 gene encoding uncharacterized protein LOC103868765 — its product is MLKVSSFSKKHGIEELDMKEDFLDTRRRRKKTGVTNEHHYKVNCLYAILDLQLQEFNDRFNEVNTELLICAASLSPIDLFSQFDHSKLMRLSTFYPSDFSQGECISLDQQLDVYIDNIRSDERFTHLEDLGELARTLVETRKHLSFPLVYRLLKLILILPVVTATVERSFSAMKIVKTDRRNRIGDQFLNDCLICFIEKDVFEKITNVTVRKRFQDMKDRRVLL
- the LOC117131781 gene encoding zinc finger MYM-type protein 1-like, which codes for MEKFLINLKRKAPSSPPPSSPPPSSSQSDLDDLDNLPWDPADRKRISEYNANQKNEVIRKYLMRGPCQPRGHIFKQSMKGGVLRRFNPAWFDQFPNWLEYSVKKDAAFCLYCYLFRDNAGKGGRNDAWTIDGFSSWNKAKNISEHVGAVNSFHNNAAMKCENLMKQGQSIKHAFHKQDDITKNEYRIRLNASIDASRFLLRQGLPFRGHEEKDETANNGNFVELLKYTAEQNEDVSKVVLRNAPGNNQMTSPKIQKDIVQCFAEELIKSIIDEIDHDVFGLLVDESADVSYKEQMAVVFRYVDKSGIVKERFISLTHVSDTSSSSLKSAIDSLFAKYGLSITKVRGQGYDGASNMKGEFNGLRSLISKESTSAYYVHCFAHQLQLVVVAVAKKHFDVGNFFDMISLLLNVVGASCKRKDAFRENHKETIEKEVNDGERKTGKGLNQDVSVQRPGMTCWGSHYRTLLRVVECFSSIVKVLACVEKDGAYDSKRRQAYGLLSYVDSFDFVFYLQVMVHLLGVTNSLSLALQNRDQDILNAMSLVASTKRQLQKF
- the LOC103867853 gene encoding UPF0057 membrane protein At2g24040, which codes for MANGCEICCEIMIAILLPPLGVCLRHGCCTTEFMICLILTLLGYIPGIIYALYAIVYVDRDQFFDEYRRPLFYAHSP
- the LOC103867840 gene encoding uncharacterized protein LOC103867840, with protein sequence MSEIKARRVLLLSIIFLFFFSETLLLCSANEHGSRNLAVVMRKQIRNRGPRNSTSAASTMMLPSSFHIGAASSFLLALLL
- the LOC103867833 gene encoding uncharacterized protein LOC103867833, coding for MGEIKARRVILLSIMFLIFFSHTLLLCSADEHGSRNLAVVKRKRVKYRGSRSRNSTSSASTMTFLNSFHIGAASSFVLALLL